A window of Clostridioides sp. ES-S-0010-02 genomic DNA:
GTATAACAATAGCATCAACTCATTATGGCGAAATAAAAAAGTTTGCTAATTTGCATCCAGAATTTGAAAATGCAGGTATGATGTTTGATAAAGAAACTTTAGAACCATTATATAAATTAACAATAGGAAAATCTGAAGATAGTAATGCTCTTTTTATTTCTAAAAAGATGGGAATAAAAAATAAGGTATTAAGTAGAGCTAAAGAATATATAACTGATAGAAACTACAATTTAGATTTAGTTAAGAGAAGTAAATTAAAATCCCATACTGAAAATAAAGATAATGTTGAATTTATTTCCAATTATACAGAGTATAATACAGGTGATAAAGTAAAATTATTGGATGAAAATGACTTTGGAGTTGTGTATAAACCTAGAGACAAATTTAATAATGTAGAAATATTATTTAAAGACAATTTTGTTTTAGTAAATATAAAAAGATTAGAACTTAGTATAAAAGCAGAAGAGTTATATCCAGAAGGATATGATTTAAATTCATTGTTTACTAGTTTTAAAGATAGAAAATTAGAAAAAGACATTCATAGAGGTTCAAAAAAAGCTCTTAAACAGATTCAAAGAGAAATTAGAGAAAATAGAAAACAAATGTAAAAAACATAAATGACTATTTAAAATGTAAATAATTATTTTACAAAACATGAGTAATAAATGCGATTATTTTTGCGTATTTTACTCATGTTTTTTTGTGTGTAAAAATTTATACTTTAAACATAGATGAAATAATATTAAAGGAGGTATAAATATGGATGTTCTATTATCTGTAAAAGATGTAACAAAGACTTACAGTAAAAATAAAAAACCAAGTTTGAATCATGTTTCATTCGAGGTAAATTCTGGTGAATTTGTTGGAATTATGGGAGCATCAGGTTCTGGAAAAACAACTTTACTAAATGTATTATCTACAATAGATAGTGTAAATAGTGGTGAGATAATAATTAATGGTGTAAATTTAAAAGAATTAAATAATAACTCTACTGCGGATTTTATAAAGGATAATATTGGATTTATATTTCAAGAATACTTTTTGATTGATAGTTTGAATGTTTTTGAAAATATAGCTGTACCACTTACTTTAAAACATATGCAAGCAAGTGAAATCGAAGATTCTATCAAGTTATTGACAAAACGTTTTGGAATAGATTCAACTTTGTATAAGTATCCAAATGAGTTATCTGGTGGTCAATGTCAAAGGGTTGCTGCAGCAAGAGCTATTATAAAAAAACCATCTATAATACTTGCAGATGAGCCAACTGGAGCACTTGACTCAGTATCAGCAAATGAGTTACTAAAAACACTAAGTGATGTAAATCGAGAATTAAAAACTACTATATTGATGGTAACACATGATGCTTATGTAGCTAGTTTTTGTAGTAGAATTTTGATTTTTAGGGATGGTCAAATTATAGATGAACTTCAAAAAAATGAAAAAAATCATAAAGATTTCTTTGAAGCTATAGTTAGCAAGACCAGTAAACTAGAAGAAATATATTAGTATACATTAAAAGGAGATAGTAAAAATGAATATATATAACATTGCTAAAAAGAATCTCAAGAAAAACTTTTCGTTTTATTCATTATATTTGTTTTCTGTAGCTTTTATACTCATGATATTTTTTAGTTTTGTATCTTTTTCTGTGAATGATATTATAATGAATAAAATTTCATCAGATGGAAGAGTAGAAACTATGACAAAAACTATTTCAATTTTTATAATTTCATTTGTATTATTCTATATGCTTTACTCAAATAGATTTTTTATAAGACGTAGAATGAGAGAGCTTGGCATATACACCTTGATGGGATATAGAAAATCAAGTATATTAAAATTAGTTATGATTGAAAATATATTTATTTGCATGATTGCTTTTATTATAGGTGTTTTAGCTGGTTCATTATTACATAAGTTTATTATACATGTAATTGTGCATTCATTAAATTTAAATGTAGATAGTTCAAAGATACCTTTTTTCAATGTAAATGCTGTTATTTCTAGTATATTATTTTTAATTGTTATATTACTTGTACTATATTTTTCAAATTGGAAATTGATTCGAAGAAATTCTCTTCTTAATTTAGTCAAAATAGAACGAAACGAAGAAAAACAGATTATAATAAGACCTTTGATAGCTTTTATAGGTATTTTTATGCTTGTATTAGGATATGTACTAGCTTTTGATATGACTAGAGGAAAGGATTCTGTTTGGTATAGTATTGGTTTTTCTCCAATTGCTATATTGACCTTACTTTGCGTAGTTGTTGGAACTGTTTTTTTTATAAATTCATTTTTACCTTATATTATTAGAATATTAAAAACTAAAAAAAATCATTTTTATAGAGAAATACAGATTATTACAATTCCTAAGTTTATTTACTCCATACGTTCTAATGCAAAAACATTAATTTTATTAACTTTGTTGTCAGCAGGAACATTATGTATATTTGCGTCAACTGTTTTATCAATTTATTATCCTGTAGTAGCAGTTTCTCGTATAGTACCTTCTGCTATTGAGTTTAAGTTAGAAGAAAAAAGTAATGTTGATAAAATTATTAATGCTGTAAGAGATTATGAATTAATAGAAAACCTTAAATACAGAGAAACAAATATTATAAAAGTAAATTCTTCATCAAAAAATTTACCGATTGAGTATTCTATTGGCAAAGACAAAGGAAGAATCTCTGGATTTGACTGTATATCAGAGTCTGATTATATAGAATTAATTAAACAACAAGGGAAAAAATTTGATTTAAAACCTCTGAATTATAATGAAAGTGTATTAGT
This region includes:
- a CDS encoding FtsX-like permease family protein, with product MNIYNIAKKNLKKNFSFYSLYLFSVAFILMIFFSFVSFSVNDIIMNKISSDGRVETMTKTISIFIISFVLFYMLYSNRFFIRRRMRELGIYTLMGYRKSSILKLVMIENIFICMIAFIIGVLAGSLLHKFIIHVIVHSLNLNVDSSKIPFFNVNAVISSILFLIVILLVLYFSNWKLIRRNSLLNLVKIERNEEKQIIIRPLIAFIGIFMLVLGYVLAFDMTRGKDSVWYSIGFSPIAILTLLCVVVGTVFFINSFLPYIIRILKTKKNHFYREIQIITIPKFIYSIRSNAKTLILLTLLSAGTLCIFASTVLSIYYPVVAVSRIVPSAIEFKLEEKSNVDKIINAVRDYELIENLKYRETNIIKVNSSSKNLPIEYSIGKDKGRISGFDCISESDYIELIKQQGKKFDLKPLNYNESVLVKYRPSEENVDKGKILNLDLYSDKKVDVVIKDTTLDNPISFSNSIGTLIVSDKLYNEISRYNNLSRNSIISIDGKDMRDNKEIYEKLKNLLKNNPYFISAYQRKFEIVHESSSTFLLISFLSVIFFIATGSMLYFHSISNAIYDRNSFNILSKIGYSQKNIKKIIKNQILVFFSIPYVLGMAHSIFGLIAYKSALIDNILGNNTPIIIPIVFASVIFTLVYIGYYILTKYSCYKIVLKK
- a CDS encoding ABC transporter ATP-binding protein, coding for MDVLLSVKDVTKTYSKNKKPSLNHVSFEVNSGEFVGIMGASGSGKTTLLNVLSTIDSVNSGEIIINGVNLKELNNNSTADFIKDNIGFIFQEYFLIDSLNVFENIAVPLTLKHMQASEIEDSIKLLTKRFGIDSTLYKYPNELSGGQCQRVAAARAIIKKPSIILADEPTGALDSVSANELLKTLSDVNRELKTTILMVTHDAYVASFCSRILIFRDGQIIDELQKNEKNHKDFFEAIVSKTSKLEEIY